The Triticum aestivum cultivar Chinese Spring chromosome 7B, IWGSC CS RefSeq v2.1, whole genome shotgun sequence genome window below encodes:
- the LOC123159535 gene encoding chitinase 1-like, which translates to MTNGYLFREYIGAQFTGVQFSDVPVNTGVSFHFILAFAIDYLASQQSKPTPTNGVFKPFWDTGNLTPAAMAAAKAAHPNLSIMVSLGGDTVQNTGVNATYAPTSVDSWVANAVSSLSAMINQYGLDGVDVDYEHFGTDVDAFVEGIGRLLTQLKARFPNIRTSVAPYDLPVNQKYYQALWRKYSGVIDYVNFQFYGYGANTIVQYYVQFYDEQARNYPGSGGTKLLASFKTGRASCRGSSSFRRIALR; encoded by the coding sequence ATGACGAACGGGTACCTCTTCCGGGAGTACATCGGCGCGCAGTTCACCGGCGTCCAGTTCTCCGACGTGCCCGTCAACACCGGCGTCAGCTTCCACTTCATCCTCGCCTTCGCCATCGACTACCTGGCGAGCCAGCAGTCCAAGCCCACGCCGACCAACGGCGTCTTCAAGCCGTTCTGGGACACGGGCAACCTCACgcccgccgccatggccgccgccaaggcggcccaCCCTAACCTGAGCATCATGGTCAGCCTCGGCGGCGACACCGTCCAGAACACCGGCGTCAACGCCACATACGCGCCGACCTCCGTCGACTCGTGGGTGGCCAACGCCGTCTCCTCCCTCTCCGCCATGATCAACCAGTACGGGCTGGACGGCGTGGACGTGGACTACGAGCACttcggcaccgacgtcgacgcgTTCGTGGAGGGCATCGGCCGCCTGCTCACCCAGCTCAAGGCCCGCTTCCCCAACATCCGCACCTCCGTCGCGCCCTACGACCTCCCAGTCAACCAGAAGTACTACCAGGCTCTGTGGAGGAAGTACTCCGGCGTCATCGATTATGTTAACTTCCAGTTCTACGGCTACGGCGCCAACACCATCGTCCAGTACTACGTGCAGTTCTACGACGAGCAGGCGCGCAACTACCCCGGCTCCGGCGGCACCAAGTTGCTCGCCAGCTTCAAGACCGGCAGGGCAAGCTGCCGGGGATCTTCATCTTTTCGGCGGATAGCTCTAAGATGA